In Acidianus brierleyi, one genomic interval encodes:
- the trxA gene encoding thioredoxin: MSELDNLIKEISEKLQRKGEDFLGSKEALTITITDQNINEIISKNKVVLIDFWAQWCSPCHLYEPIFDKVAEKYKGRAIFGRLNVDENPKTADEYQVLNIPTTLIFVDGKVVDSIVGAVDETTLESTLAKYI; the protein is encoded by the coding sequence TTGAGTGAACTAGATAATTTAATAAAAGAAATTTCGGAAAAGCTACAAAGAAAAGGAGAAGATTTTTTAGGATCAAAAGAGGCTTTAACGATTACAATAACGGATCAGAATATCAATGAGATAATATCTAAGAACAAGGTTGTGTTAATAGACTTCTGGGCACAATGGTGTTCTCCATGCCACCTATACGAACCAATATTCGATAAGGTAGCTGAAAAATATAAGGGTAGAGCTATTTTCGGTAGACTTAATGTGGATGAAAATCCAAAAACTGCAGATGAGTATCAAGTTTTAAACATACCAACAACGCTAATTTTCGTAGACGGCAAAGTTGTTGATAGCATTGTTGGAGCAGTAGATGAAACTACGCTAGAAAGTACATTGGCGAAATATATATGA
- a CDS encoding ATP-binding cassette domain-containing protein yields the protein MIETKLEKHFKNFILNSELNDAGIICITGNNGSGKTTFLNLLLGIYKPDKGYVKINNKDITKLPVEKRRIAFVNQDSYIPELTVDSHILWGAKLRKIKIDDNEIKDLKEALGIKFSGKVKNLSLGQKERVAILTAILSKPYFLLVDEAFSNISDKKDFLSKLIEILKKYDIEMIFTTQDLEDVKFSEKHYIMNRGILRKSF from the coding sequence ATGATAGAAACAAAGTTAGAAAAACATTTTAAGAATTTTATTTTAAATTCAGAACTAAATGATGCTGGAATTATATGTATTACAGGAAATAACGGCAGTGGAAAGACTACATTTCTCAATTTATTATTAGGAATATATAAGCCAGATAAAGGATATGTCAAGATTAATAATAAAGATATAACTAAGTTGCCGGTGGAAAAAAGGAGAATAGCATTTGTTAATCAAGATAGCTATATACCAGAGTTAACTGTAGATTCACATATTTTATGGGGAGCTAAATTAAGGAAAATAAAGATTGATGATAACGAGATTAAAGATCTAAAAGAAGCTTTAGGTATAAAATTCTCTGGGAAAGTAAAAAATTTAAGTTTAGGTCAGAAAGAAAGAGTGGCAATTCTTACAGCAATATTATCTAAACCTTATTTTTTACTAGTAGATGAGGCATTTTCAAATATTAGCGATAAAAAGGATTTCCTATCTAAATTAATAGAAATTCTAAAAAAATATGATATTGAAATGATATTCACTACACAAGATTTAGAGGATGTTAAATTTTCAGAAAAACATTACATAATGAATAGGGGTATTCTTCGAAAAAGTTTTTAA
- the glnA gene encoding type I glutamate--ammonia ligase produces the protein MPSNAEEALKFLKDNKIEWVDLQFTDLPGRLQHVTIPASDFDENSFKEGFGKLDGSSIRGFTMIYESDMILQPIPQTMSIIPWMNGVARVLTKVYWGGGKGRFERDPRFIAEEAERTQEEQGYTSFFGPELEFFIFDRVDLDVALPQSGTGYKIYARESPWHDNGGFMIRYKEGYYPAPPIDQLMDIRVEAVDTLTKYFGFIIEATHHEVATAGQGEIDFRFSTLADTADKVQTLKYVLKNVAAKHNMVATFMPKPMYGDNGTGMHTHFSLWTKDTKKNLMYDPNDEYAEISQTGRYAIGGILTHARALSAIVSPTVNSYRRLVPGFEAPVYTAWSKSNRSAIIRVPSYYRGMEKAKRIEYRAPDPSTNPYLAFSAILMAALDGVNKKIDPGDPVDENIYHLTPDKRKELGIRELPRSLDEALDELESDNEFLKPVFNSSMLNVYVDLKRDEAKTLQMYPHPMELYYYMDS, from the coding sequence ATGCCATCAAATGCGGAAGAAGCATTAAAGTTTCTAAAAGATAATAAAATCGAGTGGGTAGATTTGCAATTTACTGATCTGCCTGGTAGATTACAACATGTTACTATTCCAGCTTCAGATTTCGACGAAAATAGCTTCAAAGAAGGTTTTGGAAAACTTGATGGAAGCAGTATAAGAGGATTTACTATGATATATGAAAGCGACATGATTCTACAACCAATACCACAGACTATGTCAATAATACCTTGGATGAATGGTGTTGCGAGAGTACTAACAAAAGTATATTGGGGAGGAGGAAAAGGAAGATTTGAAAGAGATCCTAGGTTCATTGCAGAAGAAGCTGAAAGAACACAAGAAGAGCAGGGTTATACTTCGTTTTTTGGGCCAGAACTGGAATTCTTCATATTTGATAGAGTAGATTTAGACGTAGCACTTCCTCAAAGTGGAACTGGTTATAAAATATACGCTAGAGAGTCTCCATGGCACGATAATGGAGGTTTTATGATAAGATATAAAGAAGGATACTATCCAGCCCCTCCAATAGATCAATTAATGGACATAAGAGTAGAGGCAGTTGATACATTAACAAAGTATTTTGGATTCATAATAGAAGCTACTCATCACGAAGTTGCTACCGCAGGCCAAGGAGAAATAGATTTTAGATTTTCGACATTAGCAGACACTGCAGATAAAGTTCAAACGTTAAAGTATGTTCTTAAAAACGTAGCTGCTAAGCATAATATGGTTGCAACTTTTATGCCAAAGCCAATGTATGGAGATAACGGAACTGGAATGCACACTCATTTTAGCTTATGGACAAAAGACACAAAAAAGAACTTAATGTATGATCCTAATGACGAATATGCTGAAATAAGCCAGACTGGAAGATATGCCATTGGAGGAATTTTGACTCACGCTAGAGCTCTTTCTGCAATAGTTTCTCCAACAGTAAATAGCTATAGAAGATTAGTTCCAGGATTTGAAGCACCAGTATATACTGCATGGAGCAAATCTAATAGAAGCGCTATAATAAGAGTACCGTCTTATTATAGAGGAATGGAAAAAGCTAAAAGAATTGAATACAGAGCTCCAGATCCTTCAACTAATCCCTATCTAGCATTTTCCGCAATATTAATGGCTGCATTAGATGGTGTAAATAAAAAGATAGATCCAGGAGATCCAGTTGATGAGAATATTTATCACTTAACTCCAGATAAAAGAAAAGAACTAGGAATAAGAGAATTGCCTAGATCTTTAGACGAAGCCTTAGATGAACTAGAGAGCGATAATGAGTTCCTTAAACCAGTTTTCAATTCATCAATGTTAAATGTATATGTTGACCTTAAAAGAGACGAGGCAAAAACATTACAAATGTATCCTCATCCAATGGAACTATATTATTACATGGACTCCTAA
- a CDS encoding DUF7343 domain-containing protein, with the protein MKGRDIIIDLLSKNGSLLQTDLVKLSGISKSRVSEILSELEKEGIISRKIIAGKSLEVSLKSRIIKIGIIKAAEYPFIMPFYKKLKDSGYSPSIIIYKNGIDVTRDLALGKLDIGFSPVVSQIIFSKAFDIKIIAGGAKGGAGIIGESCEVGSTVLSSMETWTIADFKDVKIVPFNSPEDLVSNFQEKKIKSIAIWEPYLSILKDQGNKISHVFEPVHCCTMAIRSDLDEEKIKNLYESSFSWFLESKDRWIPEYANLIGEDYSIMKKAINNYEFDSYLDLNEVYKYLKKSGIYLP; encoded by the coding sequence ATGAAAGGACGAGATATAATTATCGATTTATTATCAAAAAATGGTTCTCTGCTTCAGACTGACTTAGTTAAATTATCTGGCATATCCAAAAGCAGAGTTTCAGAGATACTTTCGGAATTAGAAAAGGAAGGTATAATATCAAGGAAAATAATAGCTGGGAAAAGTTTAGAAGTTTCTCTCAAATCCAGAATAATAAAAATCGGTATAATAAAAGCTGCCGAATATCCTTTTATAATGCCTTTTTACAAAAAGCTGAAGGATAGTGGATATTCACCTAGTATAATAATATATAAGAACGGAATAGACGTTACTAGAGACTTAGCGCTAGGAAAGCTTGATATAGGCTTCTCTCCAGTAGTCTCTCAGATTATTTTTTCAAAAGCCTTTGATATAAAGATAATAGCTGGAGGTGCAAAGGGAGGCGCAGGCATAATAGGCGAATCATGCGAAGTAGGTTCTACAGTACTTTCTAGCATGGAAACATGGACTATAGCAGATTTTAAGGATGTTAAAATAGTCCCTTTTAATTCTCCAGAAGATCTAGTCTCTAATTTTCAAGAAAAAAAGATAAAATCCATAGCTATATGGGAACCTTATCTTTCTATTCTAAAGGATCAAGGAAATAAGATAAGCCATGTTTTCGAGCCTGTACATTGTTGTACTATGGCTATAAGGTCAGATCTAGATGAAGAAAAAATCAAGAATCTTTATGAAAGTTCTTTTTCGTGGTTCTTAGAGTCTAAAGATAGATGGATACCAGAATACGCAAATCTAATAGGAGAAGACTATAGTATAATGAAAAAGGCAATTAATAACTATGAATTTGATAGTTATTTAGACTTAAACGAAGTATATAAATATCTAAAAAAATCTGGTATTTACTTACCTTAG
- the folE gene encoding GTP cyclohydrolase I yields METSLNQEKLVEEIAKRVKEIIELLGDNPNREGIKETPTRVAKALLDMTYGLRTSQPTIKVFKLNEEDDTNYEEDQLILLRDIQFSSLCEHHLLPFIGKIHVAYIVGENGKVAGFSKIIRIVNYYSARPQIQERLVSQIADALMNSDIKPKGVMVMGDALHMCVYVRGVKDKEAKLLSVATRGIFKKDKALVNKVLRMLDSSNKSLSLI; encoded by the coding sequence ATGGAAACATCATTAAACCAAGAAAAACTAGTAGAAGAGATAGCGAAGCGCGTTAAAGAAATAATAGAACTTTTGGGAGATAATCCAAACAGAGAGGGAATAAAAGAAACACCAACTAGAGTCGCAAAGGCATTGCTAGATATGACATACGGTTTAAGAACATCTCAACCTACAATTAAGGTATTTAAACTGAATGAAGAGGACGATACGAACTACGAGGAAGATCAATTGATTCTTTTGAGAGATATACAATTTTCTTCGTTATGCGAACACCATCTTTTACCTTTTATAGGCAAAATACACGTAGCATATATTGTTGGAGAAAATGGCAAGGTTGCAGGATTTAGCAAGATCATTAGGATTGTGAATTATTATTCAGCACGTCCTCAAATTCAAGAAAGGCTAGTGAGCCAAATAGCAGACGCGCTAATGAATAGCGACATTAAACCTAAAGGAGTTATGGTAATGGGAGATGCTTTGCATATGTGTGTATATGTAAGAGGAGTTAAAGATAAGGAGGCTAAACTATTATCTGTAGCAACTAGGGGAATTTTCAAGAAAGATAAGGCACTAGTTAATAAGGTATTAAGGATGCTAGATTCGTCTAATAAAAGTTTAAGTTTAATATGA
- a CDS encoding aminopeptidase P family protein codes for MRINKLSNIIEKGCGAIFGSSNIFYFTGYNGAGVLLYCDGVATLLAPLLEENRALETKGVDVKIYYPTKVSEDIQYTSIIDAIEKITSRNSIFADISSLDASTYLRLSSKFELKDISSQISALRSIKDLEELDIIKKSGEITSVAMRIAIDKATEQVNEKQLSGLIDYTMKTEGAEDYAFPSIVASGENSSEPHHIPTDRVIKEGDSVVIDIGAKYQGYCFDSTRTLLVKKFSNDLKKIYEIVLEAQLEAIDAVSDGIKASEIDRIARNVIEKNGFGKYFVHSTGHGVGIDVHESPYISFNSNDVLKKNMVITVEPGIYIKGKYGVRIEDTMIVTSGKPEVLETAYKLL; via the coding sequence ATGAGAATAAACAAGCTCTCTAATATTATAGAAAAAGGATGTGGAGCAATATTTGGAAGTTCCAATATTTTTTATTTTACTGGATATAACGGTGCAGGAGTTTTATTGTATTGCGACGGAGTAGCTACCCTTTTAGCTCCTCTTCTAGAAGAGAATAGAGCATTAGAAACTAAGGGAGTGGATGTGAAAATATATTATCCGACAAAAGTTAGCGAGGATATACAATATACATCGATTATTGATGCTATTGAAAAAATTACTAGTAGAAATAGTATATTTGCAGATATTTCGTCGCTAGATGCCAGCACATATTTACGGTTAAGTAGTAAGTTTGAACTAAAAGATATTTCTTCACAAATATCCGCATTAAGGTCAATAAAAGATTTAGAAGAGCTTGATATAATAAAAAAATCTGGAGAAATAACATCAGTGGCTATGAGAATTGCTATTGATAAAGCAACAGAACAAGTTAATGAGAAACAATTATCAGGACTTATTGATTATACTATGAAAACGGAGGGAGCAGAAGATTATGCTTTTCCTTCTATAGTAGCTTCTGGAGAAAATTCTTCTGAACCTCATCACATACCTACAGATAGAGTAATAAAGGAGGGAGACAGTGTAGTTATAGATATAGGAGCAAAATATCAGGGATACTGTTTTGATAGCACACGAACTTTGCTAGTTAAAAAATTTTCAAACGATTTAAAGAAAATCTACGAAATAGTATTAGAAGCGCAATTAGAAGCTATAGACGCAGTATCTGATGGAATAAAGGCTTCTGAAATTGATAGAATTGCTAGAAATGTAATAGAAAAAAACGGATTTGGAAAATATTTTGTTCATTCGACTGGGCATGGTGTTGGTATAGATGTTCACGAAAGTCCTTATATCTCATTCAATTCTAATGATGTTTTAAAGAAGAATATGGTAATAACTGTTGAACCTGGAATTTATATTAAGGGTAAATATGGCGTAAGAATAGAAGATACAATGATAGTAACATCTGGAAAACCAGAAGTTTTAGAAACTGCTTATAAATTACTATAA
- the moaA gene encoding GTP 3',8-cyclase MoaA gives MIDKYGRPLEDLRITLTHVCNFSCFFCHMEGEGQEKQNGLSLHDIVLVTKVATKFGIKYVKLTGGEPTLRRDLPEIISSIKKVGIKEVSMTTNGVLLNTLAEKLKDAGLDRVNVSLHAIDKVKFKEITGVDAFDKVISGIRKAVEVGLKPVKLNFVVNKKNEEETIEFLKLAEDLGVNEVHLIELHPVGLGKESFSCHESLSKIEEYIKSNSIKSVIRNKHFRPRYYLKSGLIVEMVKPYSNPIFCAGCNRIRLTVDGKLKTCLYKTDKTIDIFSILKADLKDDVKEEVITHAFEIAISIREPNFKYMLYENKQAL, from the coding sequence ATGATTGACAAATATGGAAGACCATTAGAGGATTTAAGAATAACCTTAACTCATGTTTGTAACTTTTCGTGTTTTTTCTGCCATATGGAAGGCGAAGGTCAAGAAAAACAGAACGGACTTAGTCTTCATGATATAGTTCTAGTAACTAAAGTAGCTACAAAATTTGGTATAAAATACGTAAAATTAACTGGAGGGGAACCTACATTAAGACGAGACTTACCAGAAATAATTTCTTCAATAAAAAAAGTAGGGATAAAAGAAGTCTCAATGACTACTAATGGGGTTTTACTAAATACTTTAGCTGAGAAACTAAAAGATGCTGGACTAGATAGAGTTAATGTAAGTTTGCACGCAATAGATAAAGTTAAGTTTAAGGAAATTACTGGCGTTGATGCCTTTGACAAGGTAATATCTGGAATAAGGAAAGCTGTAGAAGTTGGATTAAAACCAGTAAAGCTTAATTTTGTGGTTAATAAGAAAAATGAGGAAGAAACTATAGAATTTTTGAAACTAGCAGAAGACCTTGGAGTAAATGAAGTCCATTTGATTGAGTTACATCCAGTAGGCTTAGGGAAAGAGTCTTTTTCATGTCATGAAAGTTTAAGCAAAATAGAAGAATATATAAAATCTAATTCTATTAAAAGTGTAATACGAAATAAACATTTTAGACCTAGATATTATTTGAAATCAGGGCTAATAGTAGAAATGGTAAAACCTTATTCTAATCCTATATTCTGTGCAGGATGTAATAGAATAAGACTAACAGTAGATGGAAAATTGAAAACTTGTTTATATAAAACTGATAAGACTATTGACATTTTCAGTATATTAAAGGCAGACTTGAAAGACGATGTAAAAGAAGAAGTAATAACGCATGCTTTTGAGATAGCAATATCTATTAGAGAGCCTAATTTCAAGTATATGTTATATGAGAATAAACAAGCTCTCTAA
- a CDS encoding serine/threonine protein kinase, whose amino-acid sequence MNIENIFRTFYTQSKIVRYDGNKYVKKCYGSNVSLKWFFITPLFRSYPYVADPNERMRREIDFLTNPWKGISVPRLIDFDFSENCIVREFIEGKIPATIQDFKLLGKTLRNIHDSGFAMGDTKFENFLINDSVYVIDAEQAIKTDSKEYRAWDLAVFVLFLSYKFLYEIGEYENILREFLISYSPTKEELLYINNLKNIALLSLFPPLHLNILKKTIGELL is encoded by the coding sequence ATGAACATAGAAAATATTTTTAGAACTTTCTATACACAATCTAAAATAGTTCGATATGATGGAAATAAATATGTTAAAAAATGTTATGGCTCAAATGTATCTCTTAAATGGTTTTTTATAACTCCTCTTTTTAGATCTTATCCTTATGTAGCAGATCCTAACGAAAGAATGAGAAGAGAGATAGATTTCTTGACAAATCCTTGGAAAGGTATTAGTGTTCCAAGATTAATTGATTTTGACTTTAGTGAGAATTGCATAGTAAGAGAATTTATAGAAGGCAAAATTCCTGCTACAATTCAAGACTTTAAATTGTTAGGAAAAACATTAAGAAATATACATGATTCTGGGTTTGCAATGGGAGATACTAAATTTGAAAATTTTCTTATAAATGATTCTGTATATGTTATCGATGCAGAACAAGCTATCAAGACAGACTCAAAGGAATATAGGGCATGGGATTTAGCAGTGTTTGTTTTATTTCTTAGTTATAAATTCTTGTACGAAATAGGAGAGTATGAAAATATTTTAAGAGAATTCCTTATTTCATATTCTCCAACAAAAGAAGAATTACTATATATTAATAATTTAAAAAATATCGCTTTGCTGAGTTTGTTTCCTCCATTACATTTAAATATTCTAAAGAAGACTATTGGAGAACTTTTATAG
- a CDS encoding pyridoxal-phosphate dependent enzyme, translating to MSKDLHVFQDSIELLEGMWPTPLLKLKVGKDVWAKLEYYNPFSRSIKDRTAWFLFREALDNNANEIVEATSGNVGISLSAFSAIFNKKFTAFIPSVAPKTFKVAMRILGANVIQAGNTTTELLPLVRQYSSSTSALHLNQFVNPVNMLAHYETTAKEIDEQLQSIGKKAERIIATAGTGGHLAGISKYFKEKYRNIEIIGVQPAKGERIPGIKRQDGDGLISSSIIDRIIDITLAEAFQGVKTIARTSGILIGLSAGATIAAYNKICDDKVTVVVFPDDMFKYIDEMADLLDIK from the coding sequence GTGTCAAAAGATCTGCATGTTTTTCAAGACTCTATAGAACTATTAGAAGGAATGTGGCCTACTCCTCTACTGAAGTTAAAAGTTGGTAAAGATGTTTGGGCTAAACTAGAGTACTATAATCCCTTTAGTAGAAGCATAAAAGATAGAACTGCATGGTTCTTATTTAGGGAAGCGTTAGATAATAATGCTAATGAGATAGTAGAGGCCACCTCAGGTAACGTAGGTATATCACTTTCAGCATTTTCTGCTATTTTTAACAAGAAATTTACTGCATTTATTCCATCTGTTGCCCCTAAAACATTCAAGGTAGCTATGAGAATATTAGGAGCTAACGTTATTCAAGCTGGAAATACTACTACGGAGTTATTGCCACTAGTTAGACAATATTCTTCGTCTACTTCAGCACTGCATCTAAATCAATTTGTAAACCCAGTAAATATGTTAGCCCATTATGAAACAACTGCTAAGGAAATAGATGAACAACTACAGTCAATAGGGAAAAAAGCAGAACGTATAATAGCTACTGCAGGTACTGGAGGTCATCTAGCAGGCATCTCTAAATATTTTAAAGAAAAATATCGTAATATAGAAATTATAGGGGTCCAGCCAGCTAAAGGAGAAAGAATACCTGGTATAAAAAGGCAAGATGGCGATGGTTTAATTTCGTCTTCAATAATAGATAGAATAATAGATATAACTTTAGCCGAGGCTTTTCAAGGTGTTAAAACTATAGCAAGGACTTCTGGAATTTTGATAGGCTTAAGTGCAGGTGCTACCATAGCAGCGTACAATAAGATATGTGACGATAAGGTTACAGTAGTAGTATTTCCAGACGATATGTTTAAGTATATAGATGAGATGGCCGATTTACTTGATATAAAGTAA
- a CDS encoding sulfurtransferase TusA family protein, which translates to MKELEIKDACPSGFIQLMEVWKNIKGEEEIIIRTPWGGMVDDLKNWCKETGNEFLGYEKNGSETLIRLKLKR; encoded by the coding sequence ATGAAGGAGTTGGAAATAAAGGATGCTTGCCCATCTGGTTTTATTCAATTAATGGAAGTTTGGAAAAATATCAAAGGGGAAGAAGAAATTATAATTAGAACTCCATGGGGAGGTATGGTAGACGATTTAAAAAATTGGTGCAAAGAGACTGGGAATGAGTTTTTAGGATACGAAAAAAATGGAAGTGAGACACTAATAAGACTTAAACTAAAGAGATAG
- a CDS encoding DsrE/DsrF/DrsH-like family protein codes for MPKLTILVSDNSFEKFYHALVLAIDGRALNWTVKCFVTSQAVILFTKKVRGRAKLSIGFFANLYTKYKMKKVGVRETEKLLNDAIKEGVEFYVDEAGLKIAGFSKEDLMDGVKLSGAVTFLLEAKDSDIVISI; via the coding sequence ATGCCAAAGCTTACAATTTTGGTTTCAGATAATAGTTTTGAAAAATTTTATCATGCATTAGTATTAGCAATAGACGGTAGAGCGTTAAATTGGACAGTTAAATGCTTTGTAACCTCTCAAGCAGTAATTTTATTTACTAAGAAGGTAAGAGGTAGGGCAAAATTAAGCATAGGATTTTTTGCTAATCTGTACACAAAATATAAGATGAAAAAGGTAGGTGTAAGAGAAACGGAAAAGTTACTTAATGACGCTATAAAGGAAGGTGTAGAATTTTATGTTGATGAAGCTGGATTAAAAATAGCTGGATTCTCTAAGGAGGATTTAATGGACGGCGTAAAATTATCTGGGGCCGTAACATTTTTACTTGAGGCTAAAGATTCTGATATAGTGATAAGTATATGA